A genome region from Sulfurovum sp. TSL6 includes the following:
- a CDS encoding DUF507 family protein — protein sequence MRLKPQQTGYVATKIGIDLANAPFVTLPKGREAVVEAAKKIIDENLEKEHALDEKVKKILDENYDEIEFQHADERQLFFMIKKKMAPEHGVIMNYDDRYNDLAHLILDELYENYLAEYTVNENQVKNVIFKSFKAFADAYDEIDDIVYAKIKGMEKEVIPGSQDYELLYERLYQEELAKRGML from the coding sequence ATGAGATTAAAACCACAACAGACAGGGTATGTAGCAACAAAAATCGGGATAGATTTGGCCAACGCACCTTTTGTCACTCTGCCAAAAGGTAGAGAAGCCGTTGTTGAAGCAGCAAAAAAGATCATAGACGAAAACCTGGAAAAAGAGCATGCACTTGATGAAAAAGTAAAAAAAATTCTAGATGAAAATTATGATGAGATTGAATTTCAACATGCAGATGAGAGACAGCTCTTTTTTATGATCAAAAAGAAAATGGCTCCTGAACATGGTGTGATCATGAATTACGATGACAGATACAATGATCTGGCACACCTTATCCTGGATGAATTGTATGAAAACTACCTTGCAGAATATACGGTAAATGAAAACCAGGTAAAGAATGTGATCTTTAAATCTTTCAAAGCATTTGCAGATGCATATGATGAGATAGATGATATTGTGTATGCAAAGATCAAAGGTATGGAAAAAGAAGTGATCCCTGGTTCTCAGGATTATGAACTGCTTTATGAAAGATTGTATCAAGAAGAGCTTGCTAAGAGAGGTATGCTCTAA
- the carA gene encoding glutamine-hydrolyzing carbamoyl-phosphate synthase small subunit codes for MNKISLYFENGLMLEAKSFGAEGTSVGEIVFNTSTTGYQEITTDPSYAGQFVTFTTPEIGNVGCNAQDMESKGAHCKGIIVRSYQDRTSNFRCEETLAALLKRENVLGITEIDTRFITKMLRDEGAMMMVASTEIHDQDALKKVLESSPRIEEVNYIEQVSTKESYVHTEARYNATTFEYEVPQTTKKIIALDFGIKRNILNELTHAGMEVTVAPNTMSAEEIIAKIDAKECDGVFLSNGPGDPLILKEEQEKIKKLIARKVPIFGICLGHQLLSISHGYDTYKLKFGHHGGNHPVKNEVTGTVEITAQNHNYNVPDAITEVATVTHMNLFDNTIEGLKYNDSPTMSVQHHPEASPGPHESAYIFGEFAKML; via the coding sequence ATGAATAAGATATCTTTATATTTTGAAAATGGATTGATGCTTGAAGCGAAAAGTTTTGGTGCAGAAGGTACTTCTGTAGGAGAGATCGTATTTAATACATCCACTACAGGATACCAGGAGATTACTACGGACCCTTCGTATGCAGGGCAATTTGTGACATTTACGACGCCTGAGATAGGTAATGTAGGGTGTAATGCGCAAGATATGGAGAGTAAAGGTGCGCATTGTAAAGGAATCATCGTACGCAGTTATCAGGATCGTACCTCTAACTTTAGATGCGAAGAGACTTTGGCAGCCTTGTTAAAAAGAGAAAATGTCCTTGGCATTACTGAGATAGACACACGCTTTATAACAAAAATGCTTAGAGATGAAGGCGCAATGATGATGGTAGCTTCTACGGAGATACATGATCAGGATGCACTCAAAAAAGTATTGGAATCTTCACCGCGTATTGAAGAAGTGAATTATATCGAGCAGGTAAGTACCAAAGAGAGTTATGTACATACTGAAGCACGATACAATGCAACGACATTTGAATATGAAGTGCCACAAACCACAAAAAAAATTATTGCTTTGGATTTTGGGATTAAAAGAAATATCTTAAATGAACTTACCCATGCAGGAATGGAAGTCACGGTTGCACCTAACACTATGTCAGCAGAAGAGATCATTGCCAAGATCGATGCAAAAGAGTGTGATGGTGTATTCCTTTCAAATGGACCTGGGGATCCGCTTATTTTGAAAGAGGAACAAGAGAAGATCAAAAAGCTTATCGCTCGTAAAGTACCGATTTTTGGTATTTGTCTTGGACACCAGCTGCTTTCTATCTCACATGGTTACGATACGTACAAATTGAAGTTTGGACACCATGGCGGAAACCATCCTGTGAAAAACGAAGTTACAGGTACTGTAGAGATCACGGCACAAAACCACAACTATAATGTACCTGATGCTATTACTGAAGTGGCGACTGTCACGCATATGAACCTTTTTGACAATACGATTGAAGGACTCAAATACAATGATTCTCCAACAATGTCGGTACAGCATCACCCAGAAGCAAGTCCTGGACCACATGAAAGTGCATATATCTTTGGCGAATTTGCCAAAATGCTTTAA
- a CDS encoding D-alanine--D-alanine ligase: MKIAILFGGSSYEHEISIVSAITMKKVLKNSTLVYIFVSSDRKFYLIDTQKINSKLFSSGEYKKSKELTLKNGGFQIDGMFGSKHVDFDVALNLIHGRDGEDGKIASLMEFYTIPFISPRIEASALSYNKLYTKFLAESLGVKTVAYEYLSKNDERKISMEYPVIIKPVRLGSSIGVSIVKEASQLDYALDVAFEFDTDVIIEPFIEGVKEFNQAGSYTNDWELSIVEEPHKEEFLDFEKKYMDFSRDSQVLAADISDALKEKIQESFKKIYDPLFKGSIIRCDFFVVDNEVLLNEINPIPGSMANYLFEDFEGMVQRLSNTLPKEQNIAVDYQYIHSIQSAKGKA, from the coding sequence ATGAAAATAGCGATATTGTTTGGTGGATCCAGCTATGAACATGAGATAAGCATTGTCTCTGCTATCACAATGAAAAAAGTCTTAAAAAATTCTACACTTGTGTATATCTTTGTAAGCAGTGACAGAAAATTTTATCTGATTGATACGCAGAAGATCAACTCTAAACTGTTTTCATCCGGTGAATATAAAAAATCTAAAGAGTTGACACTTAAAAATGGCGGTTTTCAGATTGACGGTATGTTTGGAAGCAAGCATGTGGATTTTGATGTGGCTCTGAACCTTATCCATGGAAGAGATGGAGAGGATGGCAAGATAGCTTCACTGATGGAATTCTACACGATTCCTTTCATTTCTCCGAGAATAGAAGCTTCGGCACTCTCTTATAACAAACTCTACACCAAATTTTTAGCAGAGAGTTTAGGTGTCAAAACAGTCGCTTATGAATATCTTTCTAAAAATGATGAAAGAAAAATTTCTATGGAGTACCCTGTGATCATTAAGCCGGTCCGTTTAGGTTCCAGCATCGGTGTGAGTATCGTAAAAGAAGCTTCTCAGCTTGATTACGCGCTTGATGTTGCATTTGAATTTGATACAGATGTGATCATAGAACCTTTTATCGAAGGGGTAAAAGAGTTTAATCAGGCAGGTTCATACACGAATGATTGGGAACTTTCTATTGTAGAAGAGCCGCATAAAGAAGAGTTCCTCGATTTTGAAAAAAAATACATGGACTTTTCCAGAGATTCTCAAGTTTTGGCAGCGGATATTTCTGATGCGCTAAAAGAAAAGATCCAAGAGAGTTTCAAAAAGATATATGATCCATTGTTTAAAGGAAGTATCATACGTTGTGACTTTTTTGTTGTAGACAATGAAGTGCTTCTTAATGAGATCAATCCTATTCCCGGTTCTATGGCGAACTATTTGTTTGAAGATTTTGAAGGTATGGTGCAAAGACTCTCAAACACTCTTCCTAAAGAACAAAACATCGCGGTAGACTACCAATATATTCACTCTATCCAAAGCGCAAAAGGCAAAGCCTAA
- a CDS encoding adenylosuccinate synthase has product MSKADLIVGLQWGDEGKGKIVDHMAQTHDYVCRFAGGHNAGHTIVIGDKKYALHLIPSGVLNPKAKNIVGNGVVLSPKDFIKEMEQFDNLEGRLFLSDKAHVLLPYHALIDQAKERLKGDKAIGTTGKGIGPAYGDKIARVGHRLGELLNPEKLTAKILEFFSINKPVFDAMGVDAPVEAELLAELEGYKAVLGPFITDTTQMMWDILDDHKKILLEGAQGTMLDIDHGTYPYVTSSTTVSAGACSGLGINPKDLGKVTGIAKAYCTRVGNGPFPSEDFGVEGDTLRKNGHEFGTTTGRPRRCGWFDAVAMRHAVRVNGVDQVALMKLDVLDGFDEVKVCVAYEVDGKEINYVPYELDDATPVYKSFPGWDKTEGVREFDALPETAKSYILALEEMIGTKMGIISTSPEREDTIIR; this is encoded by the coding sequence ATGAGTAAAGCAGATTTGATCGTAGGTCTCCAATGGGGAGATGAAGGAAAAGGAAAGATCGTTGACCATATGGCACAGACACATGACTATGTATGTCGTTTTGCAGGTGGGCACAATGCCGGGCATACGATTGTTATTGGTGACAAGAAGTATGCGCTTCACCTTATCCCTTCAGGTGTACTGAACCCTAAGGCTAAAAACATTGTAGGGAACGGTGTGGTACTTTCACCAAAAGATTTCATTAAAGAGATGGAGCAGTTTGATAATTTGGAAGGGAGACTGTTCCTTTCAGATAAAGCACATGTACTTTTGCCTTACCATGCACTTATAGATCAAGCCAAAGAGCGTCTGAAGGGTGACAAAGCCATCGGTACAACAGGTAAGGGGATCGGACCTGCCTATGGTGATAAGATCGCTAGAGTAGGACATAGACTGGGTGAACTACTCAACCCTGAAAAACTCACAGCAAAAATCTTAGAGTTCTTTAGTATAAACAAACCTGTATTTGATGCTATGGGTGTAGATGCACCTGTGGAGGCAGAGCTTTTAGCTGAGCTGGAAGGGTACAAAGCAGTACTCGGGCCTTTTATTACAGATACGACACAAATGATGTGGGACATTCTGGATGACCATAAGAAGATACTTTTAGAGGGTGCACAGGGAACGATGCTTGACATAGATCATGGTACCTATCCGTATGTGACTTCCTCAACAACGGTAAGTGCAGGTGCCTGTTCTGGTCTTGGTATTAACCCAAAAGACCTTGGAAAAGTAACGGGTATTGCAAAAGCATACTGTACAAGAGTAGGAAATGGGCCTTTCCCAAGTGAAGACTTTGGTGTAGAAGGTGACACCCTGCGTAAAAATGGTCATGAGTTCGGTACGACAACAGGACGTCCGAGAAGATGTGGCTGGTTCGATGCTGTAGCGATGCGTCATGCAGTACGTGTGAATGGTGTAGACCAGGTAGCACTGATGAAATTGGATGTACTGGATGGTTTTGATGAAGTAAAAGTATGTGTAGCCTATGAAGTAGATGGTAAAGAGATCAACTATGTACCTTATGAACTTGATGATGCAACACCTGTGTATAAAAGTTTTCCAGGTTGGGATAAAACAGAAGGTGTGAGAGAATTCGATGCCTTACCGGAGACTGCAAAATCATATATTTTAGCACTTGAAGAGATGATAGGGACAAAGATGGGTATCATTTCCACAAGTCCAGAGCGTGAAGATACAATAATTCGATAA